Proteins encoded by one window of Lepisosteus oculatus isolate fLepOcu1 chromosome 18, fLepOcu1.hap2, whole genome shotgun sequence:
- the krcp gene encoding kelch repeat-containing protein isoform X2: MGDLAFYVVFGTEERPRKLWSDGACGQFSVGVPAVPPELLVVFGCGEWAPGGAEVAVELRGPGEEALPLGKLTPHCRCLLWEPGRSADWEKWASKTGSSGLSLRLRVQGEATTTPPSGRAKRKRGQLGWEEGQGQENVPPSVPPAEAQRRVRSHPRPGHTRPFTPVQPCRPEGKSKAPVCGAEPSGRWGHTLCPIGSQTAILIGGQGSRMQFCKDPMWKLCTEDLSWVAAETIADGPTPDCRIGHTATFDPEKKRIYVFGGSKNKKWFNDVHILDTVSWRWTMVEAQGKVPPLAYHTCSLFRGELFVLGGVFPRPHPEPDGCSDSLYIFNPELGIWYQPIVLGDRPAPRSGHSACVIRGKIYIFGGWDTPICYNDTHALDLGLMEFSAVEVRGAPPSPRSWHGSAVLSGGSFLVHGGYDGHRALNDSFVFDTESSTWTAIVHPLLTATPRAGHTIVALGGAEQDPADPEGPEGPEPRPHALLVFGGGDNEGAFFSDRLTLKIDELLGQ, encoded by the exons ATGGGAGACCTGGCTTTTTATGTGGTTTTTGGCACCGAAGAGCGGCCGCGCAAACTGTGGAG CGACGGCGCCTGCGGCCAGTTCTCGGTGGGGGTGCCGGCCGTGCCCCCCGAGCTGCTGGTGGTGTTCGGATGTGGAGAGTGGGCCCCAGGAGGGGCGGAGGTCGCCGTGGAGCTGCGGGGGCCCGGAGAGGAGGCCCTCCCCCTTGGGAAACTCACCCCGCACTGCAG GTGTCTGCTGTGGGAGCCGGGCCGATCGGCGGACTGGGAGAAGTGGGCAAGCAAGACGGGGAGCTCTGGTCTCAGTCTGAGACTGCGTGTTCAGGGAGAG GCCACCACAACGCCCCCCTCAGGCAGGGCGAAGAGGAAGAGGGGACAGCTGGGCTGGGaggaggggcaggggcaggagaACGTGCCCCCCAGCGTCCCCCCGGCCGAGGCCCAGCGCCGAGTCCGCAGTCACCCCCGCCCCGGCCACACACGCCCCTTCACCCCCGTACAGCCCTGCAGGCCCGAGGGCAAGAGCAAGGCCccag TGTGCGGAGCCGAACCCTCAGGGCGCTGGGGCCACACCCTGTGCCCCATCGGCTCCCAGACGGCCATCCTGATCGGCGGACAGGGTTCGAGAATGCAGTTCTGTAAGGACCCCATGTGGAAGCTCTGCACAG AGGACCTCTCCTGGGTCGCCGCGGAGACCATCGCCGACGGCCCCACCCCTGACTGCCGGATTGGTCACACGGCGACCTTCGACCCGGAAAAGAAACGGATTTACGTGTTCGGCGGCTCCAAGAACAAGAAGTGGTTCAACGACGTCCACATCCTGGACACGGTCAGCTGGCGCTGGACCATGGTGGAG gcACAGGGCAAGGTGCCCCCCCTGGCCTATCACACCTGCAGCCTGTTCCGGGGGGAGCTGTTCGTCCTGGGGGGGGTGTTCCCGCGCCCCCACCCCGAGCCCGATGGCTGCAGCGACTCTCTCTACATCTTCAACCCCGAGCTGGGCATCTGGTACCAGCCCATCGTCCTCGGCGACCGGCCCGCGCCGCGATCCGG GCACTCCGCCTGCGTGATCCGGGGAAAGATCTACATCTTCGGAGGCTGGGACACGCCCATCTGCTACAACGACACGCACGCGCTGGACCTGG GTCTGATGGAGTTCTCTGCTGTGGAAGTACGTGGAGCGCCCCCTTCCCCCCGGAG CTGGCACGGCAGCGCGGTGCTCTCCGGCGGCAGCTTCCTGGTCCACGGCGGCTACGACGGCCACCGGGCGCTGAACGACAGCTTCGTCTTCGACACAG AGAGCAGCACGTGGACGGCCATCGTGCACCCCCTCCTGACGGCCACGCCCCGCGCCGGCCACACCATCGTCGCCCTGGGAGGCGCAGAGCAG GACCCCGCGGATCCGGAGGGCCCGGAGGGCCCCGAGCCCCGTCCACACGCGCTGCTGGTCTTCGGGGGCGGGGACAACGAGGGCGCCTTCTTCTCCGACAGGCTGACCCTGAAGATCGACGAGCTGCTGGGCCAATAG
- the krcp gene encoding kelch repeat-containing protein isoform X1, which yields MGDLAFYVVFGTEERPRKLWSDGACGQFSVGVPAVPPELLVVFGCGEWAPGGAEVAVELRGPGEEALPLGKLTPHCRCLLWEPGRSADWEKWASKTGSSGLSLRLRVQGEEDSARAGQQGSQEPTTEATTTPPSGRAKRKRGQLGWEEGQGQENVPPSVPPAEAQRRVRSHPRPGHTRPFTPVQPCRPEGKSKAPVCGAEPSGRWGHTLCPIGSQTAILIGGQGSRMQFCKDPMWKLCTEDLSWVAAETIADGPTPDCRIGHTATFDPEKKRIYVFGGSKNKKWFNDVHILDTVSWRWTMVEAQGKVPPLAYHTCSLFRGELFVLGGVFPRPHPEPDGCSDSLYIFNPELGIWYQPIVLGDRPAPRSGHSACVIRGKIYIFGGWDTPICYNDTHALDLGLMEFSAVEVRGAPPSPRSWHGSAVLSGGSFLVHGGYDGHRALNDSFVFDTESSTWTAIVHPLLTATPRAGHTIVALGGAEQDPADPEGPEGPEPRPHALLVFGGGDNEGAFFSDRLTLKIDELLGQ from the exons ATGGGAGACCTGGCTTTTTATGTGGTTTTTGGCACCGAAGAGCGGCCGCGCAAACTGTGGAG CGACGGCGCCTGCGGCCAGTTCTCGGTGGGGGTGCCGGCCGTGCCCCCCGAGCTGCTGGTGGTGTTCGGATGTGGAGAGTGGGCCCCAGGAGGGGCGGAGGTCGCCGTGGAGCTGCGGGGGCCCGGAGAGGAGGCCCTCCCCCTTGGGAAACTCACCCCGCACTGCAG GTGTCTGCTGTGGGAGCCGGGCCGATCGGCGGACTGGGAGAAGTGGGCAAGCAAGACGGGGAGCTCTGGTCTCAGTCTGAGACTGCGTGTTCAGGGAGAG GAGGACAGCGCCAGGGCGGGGCAGCAGGGCAGCCAGGAACCGACCACAGAG GCCACCACAACGCCCCCCTCAGGCAGGGCGAAGAGGAAGAGGGGACAGCTGGGCTGGGaggaggggcaggggcaggagaACGTGCCCCCCAGCGTCCCCCCGGCCGAGGCCCAGCGCCGAGTCCGCAGTCACCCCCGCCCCGGCCACACACGCCCCTTCACCCCCGTACAGCCCTGCAGGCCCGAGGGCAAGAGCAAGGCCccag TGTGCGGAGCCGAACCCTCAGGGCGCTGGGGCCACACCCTGTGCCCCATCGGCTCCCAGACGGCCATCCTGATCGGCGGACAGGGTTCGAGAATGCAGTTCTGTAAGGACCCCATGTGGAAGCTCTGCACAG AGGACCTCTCCTGGGTCGCCGCGGAGACCATCGCCGACGGCCCCACCCCTGACTGCCGGATTGGTCACACGGCGACCTTCGACCCGGAAAAGAAACGGATTTACGTGTTCGGCGGCTCCAAGAACAAGAAGTGGTTCAACGACGTCCACATCCTGGACACGGTCAGCTGGCGCTGGACCATGGTGGAG gcACAGGGCAAGGTGCCCCCCCTGGCCTATCACACCTGCAGCCTGTTCCGGGGGGAGCTGTTCGTCCTGGGGGGGGTGTTCCCGCGCCCCCACCCCGAGCCCGATGGCTGCAGCGACTCTCTCTACATCTTCAACCCCGAGCTGGGCATCTGGTACCAGCCCATCGTCCTCGGCGACCGGCCCGCGCCGCGATCCGG GCACTCCGCCTGCGTGATCCGGGGAAAGATCTACATCTTCGGAGGCTGGGACACGCCCATCTGCTACAACGACACGCACGCGCTGGACCTGG GTCTGATGGAGTTCTCTGCTGTGGAAGTACGTGGAGCGCCCCCTTCCCCCCGGAG CTGGCACGGCAGCGCGGTGCTCTCCGGCGGCAGCTTCCTGGTCCACGGCGGCTACGACGGCCACCGGGCGCTGAACGACAGCTTCGTCTTCGACACAG AGAGCAGCACGTGGACGGCCATCGTGCACCCCCTCCTGACGGCCACGCCCCGCGCCGGCCACACCATCGTCGCCCTGGGAGGCGCAGAGCAG GACCCCGCGGATCCGGAGGGCCCGGAGGGCCCCGAGCCCCGTCCACACGCGCTGCTGGTCTTCGGGGGCGGGGACAACGAGGGCGCCTTCTTCTCCGACAGGCTGACCCTGAAGATCGACGAGCTGCTGGGCCAATAG
- the LOC102689296 gene encoding dual specificity protein phosphatase 10, which produces MPPLPLDERIVILQRPKTLALRLGSPRDGPAPRSSSSTSSSERKRRSPEPRRTPPQPPQPGAGAGAEGHRGHTHTIDIKLSLGGAARGGPGGPGGRRGGLREPLVSLRLDLGQQPEKRREAGPPITQNPHHPHRRLSGALLGGSLGLGSGGGHHKPQTEGGGGGGGRGGREPLASYPPPASYPSRILQEVPCASRENIQPGLPRQPPSRAGAASSPTSSSCRYSSPEHSCALDLLRPRGCWRSPPLPCRGGGGGLAGLRSLGGCLSASSATNTSSSASTASECRAGLLRPLGSPGGLRRRLVGGCLPCAPLSSSTLRALQSCVGSCPPSAKSGGSTCSFCSSDPIVTFDPRGPRGPGPGAYTAGDDDDYSVRTIWPEELAKKMTRSKAQHHIPLQTLPGGQQNSAAGPVVLDCRNLAGFSRGPPHFTDAAGRRRLQQGKLAVLDFISASSARDSLQRLWPREATGANANGLADEPCAPPLPRRPPASPASSSPASSPPGSAHATLTRPSAAPRDREGQPLHLVLNSLNKEQDESNGRAPPAELLPPATLSLSASWEASGQLVMTPDIENAPLSPILPFLFLGNESDAQDLELLLRLNIGFVVNVTTHLPLYHLSTCLVRYKRLPATDNSRQNLRQYFEEVFEFIEEAHQCRKGVLIHCQAGVSRSATIVIAYLMKHSLMTMTDAYKYVKGRRPVISPNLNFMGQLLEFENDLNSGVTPRILTPKLTGVETEV; this is translated from the exons ATGCCGCCTCTCCCGCTGGACGAGCGGATCGTGATTCTCCAGCGCCCCAAGACCTTGGCCCTGCGCCTGGGGTCCCCTCGGGACGGCCCCGCCCcccgctcctcctcctccacctcctcctccgAGCGCAAACGGCGCTCTCCGGAGCCGCGCCGGACCCCCCCGCAGCCCCCACAGCCCGGGGCGGGCGCCGGGGCCGAGGGCCACAGGggccacacccacaccatcgaCATCAAGCTCTCGCTGGGGGGGGCGGCCCGGGGCGGGCCCGGCGGTCCCGGCGGCCGCAGGGGGGGGCTCCGGGAGCCGCTGGTGTCCCTGCGCCTGGACCTGGGGCAGCAGCCCGAGAAGAGGAGGGAGGCGGGGCCCCCGATCACCCAGAACCCGCACCACCCCCACCGCCGCCTCTCGGGGGCGCTCTTGGGGGGCAGCCTGGGGCTGGGCTCTGGGGGGGGCCACCACAAACCCCAAactgagggaggaggaggaggcggcgGCCGGGGAGGGAGAGAGCCCCTCGCCTCCTACCCGCCCCCCGCCAGCTACCCGTCCCGGATCCTCCAGGAGGTGCCCTGCGCCAGCAGGGAGAACATCCAGCCGGGCCTCCCCAGGCAGCCCCCGAGCCGGGCCGGGGCGGCCAGCAGCCCCACCAGCTCGTCCTGCAGGTACTCCAGCCCCGAGCACTCCTGCGCCCTGGACCTCCTGCGCCCCCGGGGCTGCTGGCGGAGCCCCCCGCTGCCCTgccgcggcggcggcggcggcctgGCGGGGCTGAGGTCCCTGGGGGGCTGCCTGTCGGCCTCCTCCGCcaccaacacctcctcctccgccTCCACGGCGTCGGAGTGCCGCGCGGGGCTCCTGCGGCCCCTGGGCAGCCCCGGCGGCCTGCGGCGGAGGCTGGTGGGCGGCTGCCTGCCCTGCGCGCCCCTGTCCTCCTCCACGCTGCGGGCGCTGCAGAGCTGCGTGGGCAGCTGCCCCCCCTCGGCCAAGTCCGGCGGCTCCACCTGCAGCTTCTGCAGCAGCGACCCCATCGTGACCTTCGACCCCCGCGGCCCCAGGGGCCCGGGCCCCGGGGCGTACACGGCTGGCGACGACGACGACTACAGCGTCCGCACCATCTGGCCCGAGGAGCTGGCCAAGAAGATGACCCGGTCCAAGGCCCAGCACCACATCCCCCTGCAGACCCTGCCCGGCGGCCAGCAGAACAGCGCCGCCGGGCCCGTCGTCCTGGACTGCCGGAACCTGGCCGGCTTCTCCCGGGGCCCCCCGCACTTCACGGACGCAGCGGGGCGCCGGCGGCTGCAGCAGGGCAAGCTGGCCGTGCTGGACTTCATCTCCGCCTCGTCCGCGCGCGACTCGCTGCAGCGGCTCTGGCCCCGGGAGGCCACCGGCGCCAACGCCAACGGGCTGGCCGACGAGCCCTGCGCGCCGCCCCTCCCCCGCCGCCCGCCTGCCTCCCCCGCCAGCTCATCGCCCGCCTCCTCCCCGCCCGGCTCCGCCCACGCCACCCTCACCAGGCCCAGCGCCGCGCCGCGGGACAGGGAGGGGCAGCCCCTGCACCTGGTGCTCAACTCCCTCAACAAGGAGCAGGACGAGAGCAACGGGCGAG CCCCGCCGGCCGAGCTCCTGCCCCCAGCTACCCTGTCCCTGTCGGCCTCGTGGGAGGCGAGCGGCCAGCTGGTGATGACGCCGGACATCGAGAACGCGCCGCTGAGCCCCATCCTGCCCTTCCTGTTCCTGGGCAACGAGAGCGACGCCCAGGACCTGGAGCTGCTGCTGCGCCTGAACATCGGCTTCGTGGTCAACGTCACCACGCACCTGCCCCTGTACCACCTGAGCACGTGCCTGGTGCGCTACAAGAGGCTGCCCGCCACCGACAACAGCAGGCAGAACCTGCGGCAGTACTTCGAGGAGGTCTTCGAGTTCATCG AGGAGGCGCACCAGTGCAGGAAGGGGGTGCTGATCCACTGCCAGGCGGGGGTGTCGCGCTCGGCCACCATCGTCATCGCCTACCTGATGAAGCACAGCCTCATGACCATGACGGACGCCTACAAGTATGTGAAGGGCAGGCGCCCCGTCATCTCGCCCAACCTCAACTTCATGGGCCAGCTGCTGGAGTTCGAGAACGACCTCAACTCCGGGGTCACCCCCCGCATCCTCACCCCGAAACTCACCGGCGTGGAGACTGAGGTCTGA
- the LOC138223962 gene encoding uncharacterized protein — MDSPVLDAGRGRPTPHLAPRPQGVPPLTSPPAPRASHPSPHLTPRPQGVPPLTSPPAPRASHPSPLPPPPERPTPHLTSSPAPRASHPSPHLAPRASHPSPHLTPRPQGVPPLTSPPAPRASHPSPRPPPPGRPTPHLAPRPQGVPPLTSPPAPRASHPSPLPPPPGRPTPHLAPRPQGVPPLTSPPAPRASHPSPHLAPRASHPSPHLTPRPQGV, encoded by the exons ATGGACAGTCCAGTGCTGGACGCTGGCCGAG GGCGTCCCACCCCTCACCTCGCCCCCCGCCCCCAGGGCGTCCCACCCCTCACCTCGCCCCCCGCCCCCAGGGCGTCCCAcccctcacctcacctcaccccCCGCCCCCAGGGCGTCCCACCCCTCACCTCGCCCCCCGCCCCCAGGGCGTCCCACCCCTCACCTCTTCCCCCGCCCCCAGAGCGTCCCacccctcacctcacctcttCCCCCGCCCCCAGGGCGTCCCacccctcacctcacctcgccccCAGGGCGTCCCAcccctcacctcacctcaccccCCGCCCCCAGGGCGTCCCACCCCTCACCTCGCCCCCCGCCCCCAGGGCGTCCCACCCCTCACCTCGCCCCCCGCCCCCAGGGCGTCCCACCCCTCACCTCGCCCCCCGCCCCCAGGGTGTCCCACCCCTCACCTCGCCCCCCGCCCCCAGGGCGTCCCACCCCTCACCTCTTCCCCCGCCCCCAGGGCGTCCCACCCCTCACCTCGCCCCCCGCCCCCAGGGCGTCCCACCCCTCACCTCGCCCCCCGCCCCCAGGGCGTCCCacccctcacctcacctcgccccCAGGGCGTCCCAcccctcacctcacctcaccccCCGCCCCCAGGGCGTC